The DNA sequence TAATATATTATGGAATGTTGCAGCCGGAAAATCACGTGGCAAAGGTGCGCAATTAATGTGCTAATCTTGCCCGAAATTAGCACATTTTATTTCGCATTATTATCATTTCTCAACTGCCTTGTCTATCGTTCCTCCACCCACTAAAACATCACCGTCATAAAACACAACCGCCTGTCCTGGGGTAACAGCCCTCTGGGGAGTTTTAAATTTTACTAATACTTTGTCATCTTGATAAGGACTGATAGTAGCTTCTGCTTCTTTTGCAGAGTAACGGATCTTTGCAGTTACTTCCAAGTCCTTTTCCAGTCTATCGAAGGGAATAAAATTAGGTTGGATAGCCACAAGAGCATCGCTGTATTCCTGCCCGGATTCTCCTAATACTACTTTATTATCCTTTGCATCAATGGCAATAACGTACATGGGCTTTCCAAAAGCAATGCCCAATCCTTTCCGCTGTCCGACAGTATAATGGATAATTCCTTTATGCTCTCCTAAAATATTCCCTTCAGTATCGACGAAGAAACCTTTTCTTCCCGCATTTCCCGTTCTCTCTTCAATAAACCGGGCATAATTATTATCTTCAACAAAGCAAATTTCCTGGCTGTCAGGCTTGGCAGCAACAGTTAACCCCAGTTTTCTGGCTATTTCTCTTGTCTGCTCTTTCGTATAATTTCCTAACGGCATGAGGATATGCTTTAATTGGTCCTGGGTAAGGTTATACAAAGCATATGTCTGGTCCTTTGCA is a window from the Petroclostridium xylanilyticum genome containing:
- the mnmA gene encoding tRNA 2-thiouridine(34) synthase MnmA, translating into MTKEKVIIGMSGGVDSSVAAALLLEQGYDVIGVTMKIWPESLGQDKIREGGCCSLSAVDDARRVANQLGIPYYVMNFQEIFEKTVIDYFVDEYQKGRTPNPCIACNKFVKFDALLKKAVAMGVEYVATGHYARVVYDGELSRYLLKKSVTAAKDQTYALYNLTQDQLKHILMPLGNYTKEQTREIARKLGLTVAAKPDSQEICFVEDNNYARFIEERTGNAGRKGFFVDTEGNILGEHKGIIHYTVGQRKGLGIAFGKPMYVIAIDAKDNKVVLGESGQEYSDALVAIQPNFIPFDRLEKDLEVTAKIRYSAKEAEATISPYQDDKVLVKFKTPQRAVTPGQAVVFYDGDVLVGGGTIDKAVEK